In the Armatimonadota bacterium genome, CGGCGCCGGGATGCCGAAGATGCGCCGGGCGTTCCCGGCCAGGATCGCCTCGCGGTCGGCGTCGCTCAGCCCCAGGCGGTCCAGCACCTCCAGCTGCTCGGCGAGGATCTGGGTCCGGTAGCCCGACCACCAGGTCGAGTCGGTGCCGAAGAGGATGCGCTGCGGGCCGAAGGTCCGCAGCGCATCGCGGAAGACCTGCTCGAGGGAGGGCTCGCCCGGGGTGTACAGCCGCCAGTTGTTGGTGCCCGAGGTGTCCACGCAGATGTTCTCGGTGTGGTAGGCCAGGAACAGCGTCTCCCGCAAGAAGCCCGCGCCGAAGTGGGCGATCACGAAGGTGATCTCGGGGAAGTCGCGGCCCGGCGCCGACAGCGCCAGCGGGTTGGCGTAGACGAGATCGTAGAAGGCGCCGACGGTGATCCCGAAGTGCACGATGATGGGCAGCCCGCACTCGGCCGCGGCTTCGTAGACCGGGTAGAAGAGGCGGTCGTTGAGGTGGGCCTTGTACTGGGGCGCGTACAGCTTGAGCGCCCGCAGCCCCAGTGAGGGGAACCGTCGGACCGTGCGCGGCGCGTCGGGGTGCGTGGGGTCCAGCAGCGAGCCGCACCCGACCAGCCGGTCGGGCCGCACGCGACAGAACTCGGCCAGCTCGTCGTTGACCTCGCCCATGGCGATGAACACCCCGGCCTGGATGCCAGCGGCGTCGAACGCCTGCAGCCAGGTCGCCGCCTGCGCCGCCAGCGAGACGCCGTCCAGCTCGTCGATGCGGGCCTGGAACGACTGGCCGCGGACGCGGGCCCGCTCCCGCGCCGCCTGCCGCGTGGCCTGCGCGCGCTGCAGCGTCCGGCGCAGCATGCTGGCGGTCATGAGGTGGAGATGGGCGTCGACGATGCGCATCGATGTCGCTCCTCGAATCGGGCTGCGAGACACCGGGCGGCGGTTCAGTGGAGGATCTTCGACAGGAAGATCCTGGTCCGCTCCTCCCGCGGCTGGCTGAAGAAGACGTCGGGCGGCCCTTCCTCGACGATGACGCCCTGGTCCATGAAGACGATGCGGTCGGCGACCTCCCGGGCAAACCCCATCTCGTGGGTCACCACCACCATGGTCATGCCGGCTTCCCGCGCGAGCCCGCGCATGACGTCCAGCACCTCCTGGATCATCTCGGGGTCCAGGGCGGAGGTGGGTTCGTCGAAGAGCATGATCTTGGGCTGCATGGCCAGCGCCCGGGCGATGGCCACCCGCTGCTGTTGCCCGCCCGACAGCTGCGCCGGGTAGGCGCCCGCCTTCTCGGGAATCCCCACCTTGGCCAGCAGCTCCCGGGCCACCTGCTCGGCCTTGCGGCGCGGCCAGCGCCGCACGTGGATCGGGGCCAGGGTGATGTTCTCCAGCGCCGTCAGGTGGGGGAACAGGTTGAACGACTGGAAGACCATGCCGACCTCGCTGCGCACCGCGTCGATGTTGCGCAGGTCGTCGGTGAGCTCGATGCCGTCGACGACGATACGGCCGCGGTCGTGGCGCTCCAGGCGGTTGATACAGCGGATCATGGTGGACTTGCCCGACCCCGAGGGGCCGCAGACCACCACCACCTCGCCCGGCCACACCGTCAGGTGAATGCCCCGCAGCACGTGCAGCCGGCCAAACCACTTGTGCACGTCCTCCAGCACGATCGCCGGTGGTCCGTCGCGCCGCGCCCCCGCCATCTCCGCTATCCCTCGCCCCTCTCGTGCTGCTGTCGCGTGCTGTCACATCCCGTGGCGCGTCCTGCTATGGCCTCCCGCCGGCCTCCGCCGTCTACCGCTCCCCCAGCCCCAGCCGGCGCTCCAGCACGCGGCTGGCGTGCGACATGGCGTACGAGAAGACGAAGTACACCACCAGGGCGAAGACGTACACCTCGCGCACGTCGTGCAGGTACTCGGTCAGGGCCAGCAGCGAGCGGCCCACGCCCAGCAGGTCGGACAGCCCGATGATGACCGTCAGCGACGTATCCTTGAACAGGCTGATGAACTGACCCACCAGCGCCGGGATCATGTTCTTGAACGCCTGGGGCAGCACCACCAGCCGCATCGTCTGCCACCCCGACAGCCCCAGCGCCCGCGCCGCTTCCACCTGGCCCCGGCCGACGGACTGGATGCCCGCCCGCATGATCTCGCCGACGTAGGCCGACGAGAAGATCGTCATGCCGATCATGGCGCGCATGACCCGCGGCACCGTCTCGCCCGACAGCAGGCTGACGAAGATCGAGAACCACAACAGCACCGTAATGAGCGGGATGCCGCGAATGCCCTCGATGTACGCCGTGCAGAACCACCGGATCGCGGGCAGCTGGCTGGTGCGGCCGATCCCCACCAGGACGCCGATGGGGAACGACGCCGAGATCGACACCGCGGCCAATAGCAGGGTCAGGTACAGGCCGCCGACCTGGTCGAGCCGGATCGGCGCGAACAGCCAGCCAACGGCCACGAACGTCCCCAGCCACAGGCCGGCCAGGGCCCGCGGCCCCACGCGCGCGGCGGCGCCGATGGCGGTGAGGCCCGCGGCCGCCACCACCAGCCCGCCGGCCCACCACGCCCGCCAGAGCTGTCCCAGCGGCAGGAGGCCCACGGCCCACAGGCGGACGTTGTGGGTGACCACTCCCCAGTGGGCGGCCACCGCCCACCGCCACAGCGCCGCAGCCGCCCAGACGACGACGCCCAGCGTCACCAGGGTGAGGACCGTGTTGGCCCACCCGTCGAAGAGGTTGCGCTGCGCCCATTCTGCAG is a window encoding:
- a CDS encoding amidohydrolase family protein — encoded protein: MRIVDAHLHLMTASMLRRTLQRAQATRQAARERARVRGQSFQARIDELDGVSLAAQAATWLQAFDAAGIQAGVFIAMGEVNDELAEFCRVRPDRLVGCGSLLDPTHPDAPRTVRRFPSLGLRALKLYAPQYKAHLNDRLFYPVYEAAAECGLPIIVHFGITVGAFYDLVYANPLALSAPGRDFPEITFVIAHFGAGFLRETLFLAYHTENICVDTSGTNNWRLYTPGEPSLEQVFRDALRTFGPQRILFGTDSTWWSGYRTQILAEQLEVLDRLGLSDADREAILAGNARRIFGIPAPA
- a CDS encoding amino acid ABC transporter ATP-binding protein → MAGARRDGPPAIVLEDVHKWFGRLHVLRGIHLTVWPGEVVVVCGPSGSGKSTMIRCINRLERHDRGRIVVDGIELTDDLRNIDAVRSEVGMVFQSFNLFPHLTALENITLAPIHVRRWPRRKAEQVARELLAKVGIPEKAGAYPAQLSGGQQQRVAIARALAMQPKIMLFDEPTSALDPEMIQEVLDVMRGLAREAGMTMVVVTHEMGFAREVADRIVFMDQGVIVEEGPPDVFFSQPREERTRIFLSKILH
- a CDS encoding amino acid ABC transporter permease, coding for MVTPAATLPPRHRLSAAEWAQRNLFDGWANTVLTLVTLGVVVWAAAALWRWAVAAHWGVVTHNVRLWAVGLLPLGQLWRAWWAGGLVVAAAGLTAIGAAARVGPRALAGLWLGTFVAVGWLFAPIRLDQVGGLYLTLLLAAVSISASFPIGVLVGIGRTSQLPAIRWFCTAYIEGIRGIPLITVLLWFSIFVSLLSGETVPRVMRAMIGMTIFSSAYVGEIMRAGIQSVGRGQVEAARALGLSGWQTMRLVVLPQAFKNMIPALVGQFISLFKDTSLTVIIGLSDLLGVGRSLLALTEYLHDVREVYVFALVVYFVFSYAMSHASRVLERRLGLGER